The Rhodococcus triatomae genome includes a window with the following:
- a CDS encoding ATP-dependent Clp protease ATP-binding subunit yields the protein MFERFTDRARRVVVLAQEEARMLNHNYIGTEHILLGLIHEGEGVAAKSLESLDISLEGVRSQVEEIIGQGQQAPSGHIPFTPRAKKVLELSLREALQLGHNYIGTEHILLGLIREGEGVAAQVLVKLGADLNRVRQQVIQLLSGYQGKEPQETGGSRSEAGTPSTSLVLDQFGRNLTQAALEGKLDPVIGRSKEIERVMQVLSRRTKNNPVLIGEPGVGKTAVVEGLAQAIVNGEVPETLKDKQLYTLDLGSLVAGSRYRGDFEERLKKVLKEINTRGDIILFIDELHTLVGAGAAEGAIDAASILKPKLARGELQTIGATTLDEYRKYIEKDAALERRFQPVQVGEPTVEHTIEILKGLRDRYEAHHRVSITDGALVAAATLADRYINDRFLPDKAIDLIDEAGARMRIRRMTAPPDLREFDDKIADARREKESAIDAQDFEKAANLRDKEKTLVAQRAEREKQWRSGDLDVIAEVDDEQIAEVLGNWTGIPVFKLTEEETTRLLRMEDELHKRIIGQEDAVKAVSKAIRRTRAGLKDPKRPSGSFIFAGPSGVGKTELSKALANFLFGEDDALIQIDMGEFHDRFTASRLFGAPPGYVGYEEGGQLTEKVRRKPFSVVLFDEIEKAHQEIYNTLLQVLEDGRLTDGQGRTVDFKNTVLIFTSNLGTSDISKAVGLGFTQGSGAESNYERMKLKVNDELKKHFRPEFLNRIDDIVVFHQLTTEQIVEMVDLMIGRVETALKNKDMDIEVTDLAKSLLAKRGFDPVLGARPLRRTIQREIEDQLSEKILFGEVGPGQIVYVDVENWDGEGAGEDAKFTFRGEQKPVTVPDEVPVDLAKTAAGDAE from the coding sequence ATGTTCGAGAGGTTCACCGATCGCGCACGGCGCGTTGTTGTCCTGGCCCAGGAAGAGGCCAGGATGCTCAACCACAACTACATCGGTACGGAGCACATCCTGCTCGGCCTCATCCACGAGGGCGAAGGTGTCGCTGCCAAGTCGCTGGAGTCGTTGGACATCTCCCTCGAAGGAGTACGCAGCCAGGTCGAGGAGATCATCGGACAGGGCCAGCAGGCGCCGTCCGGTCACATCCCCTTCACGCCGCGCGCCAAGAAGGTCCTCGAGCTCAGCTTGCGTGAAGCGCTGCAGCTCGGACACAACTACATCGGTACGGAGCACATCCTGCTCGGCCTCATCCGTGAGGGTGAAGGCGTGGCGGCGCAGGTTCTGGTCAAGCTCGGCGCCGATCTCAACCGGGTGCGTCAGCAGGTCATCCAGCTGCTGTCGGGATACCAGGGCAAGGAGCCGCAGGAAACGGGCGGCTCCCGCAGCGAGGCGGGTACCCCGTCCACGTCGCTGGTGCTCGACCAGTTCGGCCGCAACCTGACCCAGGCCGCCCTCGAAGGCAAGCTCGACCCGGTCATCGGCCGCTCGAAGGAGATCGAGCGAGTGATGCAGGTGCTGAGCCGCCGCACCAAGAACAACCCGGTCCTCATCGGCGAGCCTGGTGTGGGCAAGACCGCCGTCGTCGAAGGCCTCGCACAGGCCATCGTCAACGGCGAGGTCCCCGAGACCCTCAAGGACAAGCAGCTCTACACCCTCGACCTCGGGTCGCTGGTGGCCGGCAGCCGGTACCGCGGTGACTTCGAGGAACGCCTCAAGAAGGTGCTCAAGGAGATCAACACCCGCGGCGACATCATCCTGTTCATCGACGAGCTGCACACGCTCGTCGGCGCAGGTGCCGCCGAGGGCGCGATCGACGCGGCGTCGATCCTCAAGCCGAAGCTGGCGCGCGGCGAGCTGCAGACCATCGGTGCCACCACCCTCGACGAGTACCGCAAGTACATCGAGAAGGACGCCGCCCTGGAGCGCCGGTTCCAGCCGGTGCAGGTCGGCGAGCCGACGGTCGAGCACACCATCGAGATCCTCAAGGGTCTCCGCGACCGGTACGAGGCCCACCACCGCGTCTCCATCACCGACGGCGCGCTGGTCGCGGCGGCCACCCTCGCGGACCGCTACATCAACGACCGCTTCCTGCCGGACAAGGCGATCGACCTCATCGACGAGGCCGGTGCCCGCATGCGCATTCGCCGCATGACGGCTCCGCCGGACCTGCGTGAGTTCGACGACAAGATCGCCGACGCCCGCCGGGAGAAGGAGTCCGCGATCGATGCGCAGGACTTCGAGAAGGCGGCGAACCTGCGCGACAAGGAGAAGACCCTCGTCGCGCAGCGGGCCGAGCGGGAGAAGCAGTGGCGCTCCGGTGACCTGGACGTCATCGCCGAGGTCGACGACGAGCAGATCGCCGAGGTCCTGGGCAACTGGACCGGCATCCCGGTGTTCAAGCTCACCGAGGAGGAGACCACTCGTCTGCTCCGCATGGAGGACGAGCTGCACAAGCGGATCATCGGCCAGGAGGATGCCGTCAAGGCCGTCTCCAAGGCGATCCGTCGTACCCGTGCCGGCCTGAAGGACCCGAAGCGTCCGTCCGGTTCGTTCATCTTCGCCGGCCCGTCCGGTGTCGGTAAGACCGAGCTGTCCAAGGCGCTGGCGAACTTCCTCTTCGGTGAGGACGATGCGCTCATCCAGATCGACATGGGCGAGTTCCACGACCGGTTCACCGCGTCGCGCCTGTTCGGTGCGCCCCCCGGATACGTCGGATACGAGGAGGGCGGCCAGCTCACCGAGAAGGTGCGCCGCAAGCCGTTCTCCGTGGTCCTGTTCGACGAGATCGAGAAGGCTCACCAGGAGATCTACAACACGCTCCTGCAGGTCCTCGAGGACGGCCGCCTCACGGACGGCCAGGGCCGCACGGTCGACTTCAAGAACACCGTGCTGATCTTCACCTCGAACCTCGGTACGTCGGACATCTCGAAGGCCGTGGGTCTGGGCTTCACCCAGGGCAGCGGTGCCGAGTCCAACTACGAGCGGATGAAGCTCAAGGTCAACGACGAGCTGAAGAAGCACTTCCGGCCCGAGTTCCTCAACCGCATCGACGACATCGTCGTCTTCCACCAGCTCACCACCGAGCAGATCGTCGAGATGGTGGACCTGATGATCGGTCGCGTCGAGACCGCGCTGAAGAACAAGGACATGGACATCGAGGTCACCGACCTGGCCAAGTCCCTGCTGGCCAAGCGCGGCTTCGATCCGGTGCTCGGTGCCCGGCCGCTGCGCCGCACGATTCAGCGTGAGATCGAGGACCAGCTGTCGGAGAAGATCCTCTTCGGCGAGGTGGGCCCCGGCCAGATCGTGTACGTCGACGTCGAGAACTGGGACGGCGAGGGCGCGGGTGAGGACGCGAAGTTCACGTTCCGCGGCGAGCAGAAGCCGGTCACCGTGCCGGACGAGGTCCCCGTCGACCTGGCCAAGACGGCCGCGGGCGACGCGGAGTAG
- a CDS encoding WXG100 family type VII secretion target: MSFEARPGEIAGLGKQTKSISEDVFSAKRYVDEHTVAFGIFSGTILGALDKPFEIAREAVSKEFNDLGEKTESMAVELNRAAWMYHRTDKQTYDALNAHMADKSFDTSPYGSDAPAPGPAEPYPDPARYALPEDFELKAPDHGSSDIREVIAEAGGWLGDVDTFVKEVSGWSPIETLIQPLNGNWNELKRIGDAYKNAGNAIEACGDSMKSGKSQISDWWKGKAADRYQDYATRQHEALQWWGPSLRVAEKMLTYLSNKLLSGIKELVVWIKDWLEKQVKLESGITGAFKFVIKNTLAGKAAILLKVIYDAKNLLTKIMNGIKDLVEAARDNLPYIFSPSGTYNENFEKTLKPFNEVLKTGKTIRDVKNTADSGPAVNRPKDDFSVGTGNEPWAAAS; the protein is encoded by the coding sequence TTGAGTTTCGAAGCACGCCCCGGTGAAATCGCAGGACTCGGGAAGCAGACCAAGTCAATTTCCGAGGACGTTTTCTCGGCCAAGAGGTATGTCGATGAGCACACCGTAGCCTTTGGCATATTTTCAGGAACCATACTAGGAGCACTGGACAAACCTTTCGAGATCGCGCGCGAAGCGGTTTCGAAGGAGTTCAACGACCTCGGCGAGAAAACCGAAAGCATGGCGGTTGAGCTGAACCGCGCGGCTTGGATGTACCACAGGACCGACAAGCAAACCTACGATGCACTGAACGCCCATATGGCGGACAAAAGCTTTGACACCTCGCCGTACGGCTCAGACGCGCCGGCCCCGGGCCCGGCCGAGCCGTACCCGGACCCGGCTCGGTACGCTCTTCCCGAAGACTTCGAGCTGAAGGCTCCTGATCACGGAAGCAGCGATATCCGCGAGGTCATCGCCGAAGCTGGGGGCTGGCTCGGCGATGTCGATACTTTTGTCAAGGAAGTCAGCGGATGGAGCCCCATCGAGACTCTCATCCAGCCACTCAACGGAAACTGGAACGAACTCAAACGCATCGGTGATGCCTACAAGAATGCAGGCAACGCGATCGAGGCGTGTGGCGATAGTATGAAATCGGGAAAGAGTCAGATCTCGGACTGGTGGAAAGGGAAAGCGGCCGACCGCTACCAGGATTACGCAACCCGCCAACATGAGGCGCTGCAATGGTGGGGGCCAAGCCTTCGCGTTGCCGAGAAGATGTTGACATACCTTTCCAACAAACTCCTCTCCGGAATCAAAGAACTCGTAGTCTGGATCAAGGACTGGCTGGAAAAGCAGGTAAAACTCGAAAGCGGCATCACCGGAGCTTTCAAGTTCGTAATAAAGAACACCCTTGCCGGGAAAGCTGCGATACTTCTCAAAGTGATCTATGATGCCAAGAATCTACTTACCAAGATCATGAATGGAATCAAAGATCTCGTCGAAGCGGCGCGAGACAATCTTCCCTACATATTTTCGCCTTCCGGAACATACAACGAAAATTTCGAAAAGACACTCAAGCCATTCAACGAGGTACTGAAAACAGGAAAGACTATACGCGACGTAAAAAACACCGCAGATTCCGGCCCTGCTGTGAACAGGCCGAAAGATGACTTCTCAGTGGGGACGGGTAACGAGCCGTGGGCGGCAGCATCATGA
- a CDS encoding DUF3558 family protein: MKRTTLLTLVATIGLAVTACSSNDDTVAADAGTTTTTAAESAPHSADSEDAPTTATASVSPNLAGLDPCSLLSSEEAAATTGGPTSEPQREIGENTVQCSWGSIVKPETGDISVAVWDMGDFGPPNKDQFGTIGGRTVYIIQGANERHCSLSTTLSNERRLLMSLVPAEPKIQALPGYGTSITPRPDYDPNDPMASAFEIELEVSDTIWCESLFDAMEKVADRTGW, from the coding sequence ATGAAGCGCACCACCCTGCTTACCCTCGTCGCCACCATCGGTCTGGCCGTCACTGCGTGCAGCAGCAACGACGACACAGTCGCCGCCGACGCCGGAACAACCACGACCACCGCAGCTGAGTCTGCGCCCCACTCAGCGGACTCGGAGGATGCCCCTACGACGGCAACTGCCTCGGTGTCACCGAACCTCGCGGGCCTCGACCCCTGCTCGCTGCTGAGTAGCGAAGAAGCGGCGGCGACAACCGGCGGACCGACGAGCGAACCTCAGCGCGAAATAGGTGAAAACACAGTCCAATGCTCCTGGGGCTCCATTGTCAAACCCGAAACAGGTGATATCAGCGTCGCGGTATGGGATATGGGCGATTTCGGCCCCCCGAACAAAGACCAGTTCGGCACGATCGGTGGCCGAACTGTCTACATCATCCAAGGAGCCAACGAACGTCACTGCAGCCTCTCCACAACGCTCAGCAATGAGCGACGGCTCCTGATGTCTCTCGTTCCCGCCGAGCCGAAGATTCAGGCCCTACCCGGATACGGCACCTCGATCACGCCGCGCCCCGACTACGACCCGAACGATCCGATGGCATCCGCCTTCGAAATCGAACTGGAGGTGTCGGACACGATCTGGTGCGAGAGCCTTTTCGACGCGATGGAGAAGGTTGCCGACCGCACCGGCTGGTAG
- a CDS encoding histone-like nucleoid-structuring protein Lsr2, translating into MAKKVTVTLIDDLDQEAPADETVEFALDGVQYEIDLSSENAARLRETLDEWVSHARKVSGRRKARGAAGTPSKGRASASREESAAIREWARQKGLKVSARGRISADIVDAYNKEN; encoded by the coding sequence ATGGCGAAGAAAGTCACCGTCACTCTGATCGACGACCTGGATCAGGAGGCGCCGGCCGACGAAACCGTCGAGTTCGCACTCGACGGCGTTCAGTACGAGATCGATCTTTCCTCGGAGAATGCGGCCAGGTTGCGGGAGACGCTCGACGAGTGGGTGTCGCATGCACGCAAGGTCTCCGGCCGCCGTAAGGCGCGTGGAGCTGCGGGTACGCCGTCGAAGGGTCGCGCCTCGGCCAGCCGCGAGGAGAGCGCTGCCATTCGTGAATGGGCGCGGCAGAAAGGCTTGAAGGTGTCGGCGCGAGGGCGAATCTCCGCCGATATCGTCGATGCCTACAACAAGGAGAACTGA
- the lysS gene encoding lysine--tRNA ligase has product MSDEVTQTPDDTPEQLRIRQEKRARLLAEGKQAYPVSVPRTHSLAEVRRAHPNLEPDTATGEHVGVVGRVIFQRNTGKLCFATLQEGDGTQLQAMISLGAVGEESLAAWKSDVDLGDFVCIAGEVISSRRGELSVMADSWELASKALRPLPVAHKEMSEESRVRQRYADLIVRPEARETARKRVAVVRELRAGLERRDFLEIETPMLQTLHGGAAARPFVTHSNALDIDLFLRIAPELFLKRAVVGGLERVFEINRNFRNEGVDSTHSPEFAMLETYEAYGTYDDSARMIRELIQEIALAVFGSHVVTLADGTQYDFGGEWKTLEMYPSLSAAIGVEVTPDTTVDELLALAGKVGLEVPEGKGYGHGKLVEELWEHQCGDQLFEPTFVRDFPVETSPLTRDHRSKPGVTEKWDLYVRGFELATGYSELVDPVIQRERFLDQARLAAAGDDEAMVLDEDFLTAMEQGMPPTTGTGMGIDRLLMALTGLGIRETILFPTVKPSR; this is encoded by the coding sequence GTGAGTGACGAAGTGACGCAGACGCCGGACGACACCCCAGAGCAGCTCCGCATCCGACAGGAGAAGCGCGCCCGCCTGCTCGCCGAGGGGAAGCAGGCCTATCCGGTCTCCGTCCCGCGTACCCACTCGCTCGCGGAGGTCCGCCGGGCGCACCCGAACCTCGAGCCGGACACCGCTACCGGTGAGCACGTCGGGGTCGTCGGCCGCGTCATCTTCCAGCGCAACACCGGCAAGCTGTGTTTCGCGACCCTGCAGGAGGGAGACGGCACCCAGTTGCAGGCGATGATCAGCCTGGGGGCCGTCGGGGAGGAATCCCTGGCGGCGTGGAAGTCCGATGTCGACCTGGGTGATTTCGTCTGTATCGCCGGCGAGGTCATCAGCTCCCGTCGTGGCGAACTGTCCGTCATGGCCGACTCGTGGGAACTCGCGTCGAAGGCGCTGCGCCCCCTGCCCGTGGCGCACAAGGAGATGAGCGAGGAATCGCGCGTCCGGCAGCGCTACGCCGACCTCATCGTCCGGCCGGAGGCGCGCGAGACGGCGCGCAAGCGGGTGGCCGTCGTGCGTGAGCTCCGTGCGGGGCTGGAGCGACGCGACTTCCTCGAGATCGAGACGCCCATGCTGCAGACGCTGCACGGCGGCGCGGCGGCGCGGCCGTTCGTCACCCATTCCAACGCCCTCGACATCGACCTGTTCCTGCGGATCGCGCCCGAGCTGTTCCTCAAGCGTGCGGTGGTCGGCGGGCTGGAGCGGGTCTTCGAGATCAACCGCAACTTCCGGAACGAGGGTGTCGACTCGACCCACTCGCCGGAGTTCGCGATGCTCGAGACGTACGAGGCATACGGCACGTACGACGATTCCGCCCGGATGATCCGTGAACTGATCCAGGAGATCGCTCTCGCGGTGTTCGGCAGTCATGTCGTGACGTTGGCGGACGGGACGCAGTACGACTTCGGTGGTGAATGGAAGACGCTCGAGATGTACCCGTCCCTGTCGGCGGCCATCGGCGTCGAGGTGACTCCCGACACGACGGTGGACGAGCTTCTCGCCCTCGCCGGGAAGGTGGGGCTCGAGGTTCCCGAGGGCAAGGGCTACGGGCACGGCAAGCTCGTCGAGGAGCTGTGGGAGCACCAGTGCGGCGACCAGCTGTTCGAGCCCACGTTCGTTCGCGACTTCCCGGTCGAGACGTCCCCGCTCACGCGTGATCACCGCAGCAAGCCGGGTGTCACCGAGAAGTGGGACCTGTACGTGCGCGGGTTCGAGCTGGCGACGGGCTACTCGGAACTCGTCGATCCGGTCATCCAGCGGGAGCGGTTCCTCGATCAGGCCCGTCTCGCGGCGGCGGGCGACGACGAGGCGATGGTGCTCGACGAGGACTTCCTGACCGCGATGGAGCAGGGGATGCCGCCCACGACCGGGACGGGCATGGGGATCGATCGGTTGCTGATGGCGCTCACCGGTCTCGGTATTCGCGAAACCATCCTGTTCCCGACGGTGAAGCCCAGTCGCTGA
- a CDS encoding rhodanese-like domain-containing protein, which yields MTIDQMLEEARSKYRRMYVFELQEAIARGAHVVDIRPQAQRDREGTLPGALAIERNVLEWRLDPASSARIALAVDHDVEWIVICSEGYTSSLAAAALQDLGLHRATDLVGGYQAIKSAGLVGAVIGATHSTRELATVSAH from the coding sequence ATGACCATCGACCAGATGCTCGAAGAAGCGCGCTCGAAGTACCGCCGCATGTACGTCTTCGAACTGCAGGAAGCCATCGCACGGGGTGCACACGTCGTGGACATCCGACCGCAGGCACAGCGCGACCGCGAGGGCACCCTGCCCGGCGCCCTGGCCATCGAGCGAAACGTCCTCGAGTGGCGACTCGATCCCGCGAGCAGCGCCCGGATCGCGCTCGCCGTGGACCACGACGTCGAGTGGATCGTCATCTGCTCGGAGGGATACACCTCGAGCCTGGCGGCTGCCGCGCTCCAGGACCTGGGCCTGCACCGGGCCACCGATCTGGTCGGCGGCTACCAGGCGATCAAGTCCGCGGGACTCGTCGGCGCGGTGATCGGGGCCACACACAGCACCCGTGAGCTGGCCACCGTCTCCGCGCACTAG
- a CDS encoding cysteine dioxygenase gives MLSTYPSAPVSSSTSVVPTRLRPADLLRITDEGASAVLDGRYDALLPAAWPTDERWSTRLHQDDDLDVWLISWTPDRSTELHDHAGSFGALTVLTGALDEYRWAGNELKHRTLAAGDQASFPLGWVHDVMRAPDPLGVPPAPTLSVHAYSPPLTAMSYYEVTDRGTLRRSRTELTELPEGASK, from the coding sequence GTGTTGTCCACGTATCCTTCTGCGCCCGTATCCTCATCCACGTCCGTCGTGCCCACGCGTCTGCGTCCGGCCGACCTGCTGCGTATCACCGACGAAGGCGCCTCCGCGGTGCTCGACGGTCGCTACGACGCCCTGCTCCCGGCGGCCTGGCCCACCGACGAGCGGTGGTCCACCCGACTGCATCAGGACGACGACCTCGACGTCTGGCTGATCAGCTGGACCCCGGATCGGTCCACCGAACTGCACGACCACGCCGGCTCGTTCGGTGCGCTCACCGTTCTGACCGGCGCCCTGGACGAATACCGCTGGGCGGGAAACGAACTCAAGCACCGGACACTCGCCGCGGGTGACCAGGCGTCGTTTCCCCTCGGCTGGGTGCACGACGTCATGCGCGCCCCGGATCCGCTCGGCGTCCCACCGGCCCCGACGCTGAGCGTGCATGCCTACTCGCCGCCGCTCACCGCGATGTCCTACTACGAGGTCACCGATCGCGGCACCCTGCGCCGCTCCCGTACCGAACTCACCGAACTCCCCGAGGGAGCATCGAAATGA
- a CDS encoding type III pantothenate kinase: MLLAVDVRNTNIVLGLFTGSGEHARLVQDWRMRTEPGVTADELALTVRGLLGADAEQITGVAALSTVPSVLRELRVMLSRYWDHVPHVVVEPGVRTGVPLLVDNPKEVGADRIVNALSAHHLYGGAAIVVDFGTSTVVDVVSAKGEFLGGAIAPGVEISSDALATQSAALRRVELVRPRSVVGKNTVEAMQAGAVFGFAGLVDGLVGRVRDEFDELSGDDVAVVATGSTAPLIAPESEEIEHLEPELTLVGLRLVFERNLARRAAASRRGGPR; encoded by the coding sequence ATGCTCCTCGCCGTCGACGTCCGGAACACGAACATCGTGCTCGGCCTGTTCACCGGGTCGGGCGAGCACGCCCGGCTGGTTCAGGACTGGCGGATGCGTACGGAACCGGGAGTGACGGCGGACGAGCTCGCGCTGACCGTCCGGGGGCTGCTGGGGGCGGACGCCGAGCAGATCACCGGCGTCGCCGCCCTGTCCACGGTGCCCTCGGTACTGCGTGAGCTGCGGGTGATGCTCTCGCGTTACTGGGACCATGTGCCGCACGTGGTGGTCGAACCCGGCGTGCGAACCGGGGTCCCGCTACTGGTGGACAACCCCAAGGAAGTGGGGGCGGACCGCATCGTCAACGCGCTCTCGGCGCACCACCTCTACGGCGGTGCGGCGATCGTGGTCGATTTCGGGACGTCGACCGTGGTGGACGTGGTGTCCGCCAAGGGGGAGTTCCTCGGGGGCGCGATCGCACCCGGGGTGGAGATCTCGAGTGACGCACTGGCGACCCAATCGGCCGCGCTGCGGCGGGTGGAGCTGGTCCGGCCGCGGTCGGTGGTGGGGAAGAACACCGTCGAGGCCATGCAGGCCGGGGCGGTGTTCGGCTTCGCCGGCCTCGTCGACGGGCTCGTGGGCCGGGTGCGTGACGAATTCGACGAGTTGTCGGGCGACGACGTCGCCGTCGTCGCGACCGGAAGTACCGCACCGTTGATCGCGCCCGAGTCGGAGGAGATCGAGCATCTCGAGCCGGAGCTCACGCTCGTCGGCCTGCGTCTGGTGTTCGAACGGAATCTGGCGCGGCGGGCCGCGGCGAGCCGTCGCGGCGGGCCGCGGTGA
- the panD gene encoding aspartate 1-decarboxylase yields the protein MFRTMMKSKIHRATVTHADLHYVGSVTVDQDLMDAADLLEGEQVCIVDIDNGARLETYVIAGERGSGVIGINGAAAHLVKPGDLVILIAYGVMSEQEVRDYAPRVVFVDADNKQVELGSDPAHAPEGSGLITPRMLSSLV from the coding sequence ATGTTTCGCACCATGATGAAGTCGAAGATCCACCGAGCCACCGTCACCCATGCGGACCTGCACTACGTCGGTTCCGTCACCGTCGACCAGGACCTGATGGACGCTGCGGACCTGCTCGAGGGTGAGCAGGTGTGCATCGTCGACATCGACAACGGAGCCCGCCTCGAGACCTACGTCATCGCCGGGGAGCGGGGCAGCGGTGTGATCGGAATCAACGGTGCGGCAGCCCATCTGGTGAAGCCGGGTGACTTGGTGATCCTCATCGCCTACGGCGTCATGAGCGAGCAGGAAGTGCGCGACTACGCTCCGCGCGTGGTGTTCGTGGACGCCGACAACAAGCAGGTCGAACTGGGCTCCGACCCGGCGCACGCCCCCGAGGGATCGGGACTGATCACGCCCCGCATGTTGTCGTCCCTGGTGTGA
- the panC gene encoding pantoate--beta-alanine ligase, whose protein sequence is MTSAVQGGYARGELTVHHDPAVLTRVSRALRGVGRQVALVPTMGALHAGHLELVRVAKLTGAVVIVSIFVNPLQFGEGEDLDAYPRTLDADLQLLRDAGVELAFVPTATAMYPNGPRTTIVPGPLGAELEGGSRPTHFAGMLTVVAKLLQIAAPHVAYFGEKDYQQLTLIRQMVTDLDFDVRIVGVPTVREHDGLALSSRNRYLDDEERTAATALSAALIAGAHAGAGGADAIVATAREVLAAFPQIEVDYLEVRAPDLTEPPERGDGRLLVAARIGKTRLIDNVGVAVGTGFLERDSGTGSPGEDDLLAH, encoded by the coding sequence GTGACGAGCGCGGTACAGGGCGGCTACGCCCGCGGAGAACTGACCGTCCACCACGATCCTGCGGTACTGACCCGGGTGTCGCGGGCACTGCGTGGCGTCGGGCGTCAGGTGGCGCTGGTACCCACGATGGGCGCGCTGCACGCCGGGCACCTGGAACTGGTACGGGTGGCGAAACTGACCGGTGCCGTCGTGATCGTGTCCATCTTCGTCAACCCGTTGCAGTTCGGTGAGGGGGAGGACCTCGACGCGTACCCGCGCACACTCGATGCCGATCTGCAGTTGCTCCGCGATGCCGGAGTCGAGTTGGCATTCGTGCCGACCGCGACGGCGATGTACCCGAACGGGCCGCGGACCACGATCGTCCCCGGCCCTCTGGGCGCCGAACTCGAGGGCGGCAGCCGCCCGACGCATTTCGCGGGAATGCTCACGGTGGTGGCGAAACTTCTCCAGATCGCGGCGCCCCACGTTGCGTATTTCGGGGAGAAGGACTACCAGCAACTCACCCTGATCCGCCAGATGGTGACCGATCTCGACTTCGACGTGCGCATCGTCGGTGTCCCGACCGTGCGGGAGCACGACGGTCTGGCGCTGTCCTCACGCAATCGCTATCTCGACGACGAGGAGCGGACCGCGGCCACGGCACTGTCCGCCGCGCTGATCGCCGGGGCGCATGCCGGAGCCGGGGGAGCGGACGCGATCGTGGCCACGGCCCGTGAGGTGCTCGCGGCGTTTCCGCAGATCGAGGTCGACTACCTCGAGGTGCGGGCACCGGACCTCACCGAACCGCCCGAGCGGGGCGACGGCCGGCTACTGGTGGCGGCCAGGATCGGAAAGACCCGCCTGATCGACAACGTCGGGGTCGCGGTCGGAACCGGGTTCCTCGAACGGGATTCCGGCACCGGATCCCCCGGTGAAGACGACCTCCTCGCCCACTGA
- a CDS encoding Rossmann-like and DUF2520 domain-containing protein, protein MTSFGITNGPAPARLTVGVVSAGKVGTALGAALERVGHVVGAVSAVSDSSLHRARTRLPDSQILPVADVVGRSELLILSVPDSELAALVAGLAATEAVPPGTIVVHTSGANGIGILEPLTAQGIIPLAVHPAMTFTGHDEDTARLASACFGITAADEVGYAIGQSLVLEIGGEPFRVREDLRPLYHAALAHGSNHLVTLVVDAVAALRAALGGQELLGQQLVDDDPNGLAERVLQPLLSAALDNALRRGQSALTGPVARGDTEAVATHLRVLGDLDPELAAGYRALSLRTARQARSRSELIEMLEGLS, encoded by the coding sequence GTGACCTCTTTCGGGATCACCAATGGGCCGGCCCCTGCGCGCCTGACGGTAGGCGTCGTCTCGGCAGGCAAGGTCGGCACCGCGCTCGGTGCGGCACTCGAACGGGTCGGTCACGTCGTCGGAGCGGTGTCCGCCGTCTCCGACTCGTCACTGCACCGTGCCCGCACCCGACTGCCCGATTCGCAGATCCTCCCGGTCGCCGACGTCGTCGGACGCTCCGAACTGCTGATCCTGTCGGTCCCGGACTCCGAACTCGCCGCGTTGGTCGCGGGTCTCGCCGCGACCGAGGCCGTTCCCCCGGGCACCATCGTCGTCCACACGTCCGGAGCCAACGGCATCGGAATCCTCGAGCCACTCACCGCGCAGGGCATCATCCCGCTCGCGGTGCATCCGGCGATGACGTTCACCGGCCACGACGAGGACACCGCCCGGCTGGCGTCGGCGTGTTTCGGAATCACCGCTGCCGACGAGGTCGGCTACGCGATCGGTCAGTCCCTCGTCCTGGAAATCGGTGGTGAGCCGTTCCGGGTCCGGGAAGACCTGCGACCGCTCTATCACGCCGCGCTCGCGCACGGGAGCAACCACCTCGTCACGTTGGTCGTCGATGCCGTCGCCGCGCTGCGTGCAGCGCTCGGGGGGCAGGAGCTGCTGGGACAGCAACTCGTCGACGACGACCCGAACGGACTGGCCGAGCGCGTTCTCCAGCCACTGCTGTCCGCCGCCCTCGACAATGCCCTGCGTCGCGGGCAGTCCGCGCTCACCGGTCCGGTCGCGCGCGGTGACACGGAGGCGGTGGCGACCCACCTGCGTGTGCTCGGCGACCTGGATCCCGAGCTCGCCGCGGGATACCGCGCGCTGTCGTTGCGTACCGCCCGGCAGGCGCGGTCCCGGTCCGAACTCATCGAGATGCTGGAAGGTCTGTCGTGA